From the genome of Mucispirillum schaedleri ASF457:
TTGAAATAAGTGATACAGTTTTACCTTCCTCTGCTTTTTCTAATGCTTTTTCACATCTTGATTTTTCCTGTTTCATAGGTGTTACTATAAGCTCTTTATCTTTTATTAAGTGAGCTATTAAGTCTGTATATACTCCATAACCTGCAATAACATCGCTTTTTTCTATCGCTTTTAATGCTCTTTCTGATATTAAGTCATCTTTTCCGGGCCCTGTGCCTATACAGTATATTTTTCCTTTCATACTATCCCCTTTTTAAAAACTTCCCTGCCATAATTTATGGCCTATTGATAAAGTAAATCCATTCTCACATAGCTTCTTTACTATAATTTCACTGCCATTAAAACATTTCACTGCCCTTTCACACACATTATCTACACCAGTAATTTTTTTTACAAAATTTGAAGATGTAAAATCTCCCTGCATATCTGTAAGCTGCTTTGCAGAATATGTAACAAAAGGCACATTTAAATATTTTGAAAGCTTTAATATAGCTTTTTCATCTTTTTTAATATCAATGCTTGCTATTGCAAGTATTTTTCTTTTATCTATATTATTTTCTTTCAATACTCTTTCTATAAAATCTTTTAAATAATTATATTCTGCATCTTTTCTGGCACCTATCCCTAAAACATACTCTTTTGGTATAAGCTGCATTGTATAAGGGTATGGCTTAATCTCTAAATTATCGGCTATCACTATTCCGCATTCCTGCTGCATATCCGCAACTATACCATCAGGCATTATGCCTGATACTTGATATTCTGAAACAAACCCTATCTTTTCATTTCTCAGAAGCCTTGATGATACTTCTTTTATCATAGTTATATCATCAATATATAAATTATTTTTTTCTGCCCATACATCTACTGCAAATTTATTATTTATATCTGTTGCAGTAGTTATCACTGGCTCTGCATTTATATACTCTGCAATTTTTAAAGCCATTTCATTAGCTCCGCCAATATGACCGGAAAGCACAGGTATAACATATCTGCCATTATCATCTAAAACAATAACTGCTGCATCTTTATTTTTTGACACTATAAGTGGAGCAACTGCACGCACAGCTATCCCAACAGCTGATATAAATATCACTGCCCTGCTTTCATAAAAAATATCTGCTGTAAACGATTTTATGTCTTTTTCAAGCATTTTTATATTATCAAATGGATATTTGCCATAAAGCAGTGCATCAGGATATATTTTATGCAGTTTTAAACTTAATTCTGCCCCTTTTTGTGTAAATGATATTATATATATTTTATCCATCAGTGCCTTTTCTAAATTCATGGGAAAATGTGCCGTCATAAAGTTTTGAGCGTTCATACTCATCCCCTAAAAAATCGCCTGCAAGCACAAGTGCAGTTTTTGAAATATTATTTTCTCTGCCTGCTTTTTCTAAATTTTCAAGTGTTGTAACAACTTTTAATTCATCTTCCCATGTAACTTTATATATTATGGCACAAGGTGTATCTTTACTATATCCACCTGCAATTAATTCTTCTGACAGGCTTTTTAACATAGATGAACTTAAAAATATAACCATAGATGCCTGATGAGATGCCAGA
Proteins encoded in this window:
- the cbiG gene encoding cobalt-precorrin 5A hydrolase, whose amino-acid sequence is MDKIYIISFTQKGAELSLKLHKIYPDALLYGKYPFDNIKMLEKDIKSFTADIFYESRAVIFISAVGIAVRAVAPLIVSKNKDAAVIVLDDNGRYVIPVLSGHIGGANEMALKIAEYINAEPVITTATDINNKFAVDVWAEKNNLYIDDITMIKEVSSRLLRNEKIGFVSEYQVSGIMPDGIVADMQQECGIVIADNLEIKPYPYTMQLIPKEYVLGIGARKDAEYNYLKDFIERVLKENNIDKRKILAIASIDIKKDEKAILKLSKYLNVPFVTYSAKQLTDMQGDFTSSNFVKKITGVDNVCERAVKCFNGSEIIVKKLCENGFTLSIGHKLWQGSF